One part of the Gossypium raimondii isolate GPD5lz chromosome 1, ASM2569854v1, whole genome shotgun sequence genome encodes these proteins:
- the LOC105780816 gene encoding probable beta-1,3-galactosyltransferase 4, whose product MGWKSKGLESNTKSFVTKKWTLLLCIGCFCAGMLFSDRMWTVPEAEDKVVSLETGIKDERLKLVTEGCDPIQKDVKRGSKNIVGEVSKTPNAIQTLDKTISNLEMELATARAMQESIINGSPISDDLKIPESSGKRKYLMVVGINTAFSSRKRRDSVRATWMPQGEERKKLEEEKGVVMRFVIGHSATSGGILDRAIEAEDRKHGDILRLEHVEGYLELSAKTKTYFATAAALWDADFYVKVDDDVHVNIATLGATLARHRSKPRVYIGCMKSGPVLAQKGVRYHEPEYWKFGEEGNKYFRHATGQLYAISKDLASYISINQHVLHKYANEDVSLGSWFIGLDVDHIDDRRLCCGTTDCEWKAQAGNICVASFDWTCSGICRSVDRMKDVHRRCGEGKNALRTATF is encoded by the exons atgggTTGGAAGAGTAAAGGATTGGAGTCAAATACAAAGTCTTTTGTGACTAAGAAGTGGACTCTTTTGCTTTGCATTGGCTGTTTTTGTGCTGGGATGCTCTTCTCCGATAG AATGTGGACAGTGCCTGAAGCTGAAGATAAGGTTGTATCACTAGAAACTGGAATTAAAGATGAAAGGTTAAAACTAGTTACAGAGGGTTGTGATCCGATTCAA AAGGATGTGAAGCGTGGATCGAAGAATATAGTCGGGGAAGTTTCAAAGACTCCTAATGCTATACA AACACTGGATAAAACGATATCGAATTTGGAGATGGAGTTAGCTACTGCAAGGGCCATGCAGGAATCCATAATTAATGGCTCTCCCATTTCGGATGACCTGAAAATCCCTGAATCGAGTGGGAAACGGAAATATTTAATGGTCGTTGGTATTAATACTGCTTTTAGCAGCAGAAAACGAAGAGATTCAGTTCGTGCTACTTGGATGCCTCAAG GAGAAGAACGAAAGAAGCTCGAAGAAGAGAAGGGAGTTGTAATGCGATTTGTAATTGGTCACAG TGCTACCTCAGGGGGTATCCTTGATAGGGCTATTGAAGCTGAAGATCGGAAGCATGGTGACATTCTGAGGCTG GAGCATGTTGAGGGTTACCTCGAATTATCAGCAAAGACAAAGACATACTTTGCCACTGCCGCTGCTTTGTGGGACGCTGATTTCTATGTAAAAGTTGATGATGATGTGCATGTAAATATAG CGACACTTGGAGCAACTTTGGCTAGACATCGGTCCAAGCCAAGGGTTTACATTGGTTGCATGAAATCTGGTCCGGTTCTTGCTCAAAA GGGAGTAAGATACCATGAACCTGAATATTGGAAATTCGGTGAGGAGGGAAACAAGTATTTCCGTCATGCTACGGGGCAGCTATATGCCATCTCTAAAGATTTGGCATCTTACATATCCATTAACCA GCATGTGCTGCATAAGTATGCCAACGAAGACGTTTCACTGGGATCATGGTTTATCGGGTTGGATGTCGATCATATAGATGACCGCAGACTCTGCTGTGGTACCACAG ATTGCGAATGGAAGGCTCAAGCGGGCAACATCTGTGTTGCTTCATTTGACTGGACCTGCAGCGGTATTTGCAGGTCAGTCGACAGGATGAAGGATGTTCACCGGCGGTGCGGAGAAGGGAAGAATGCTTTACGGACTGCAACTTTCTAA